In the genome of Lacerta agilis isolate rLacAgi1 chromosome 2, rLacAgi1.pri, whole genome shotgun sequence, one region contains:
- the LOC117042626 gene encoding uncharacterized protein LOC117042626 isoform X1: protein MDKSCKAKRTINRTTIEVKKEIISKHESGARVRDLAMQFGIAKSTICTILKNKKAIKGANVARGVKTLTKQRTQTIEEVEKLLFIWITEKQLAGDSISESVICEKALHLHADLVRNTPGASAEGESFKASRGWFDNFKRRSGIHIVARHGEAASANKEDTDQFVLEFQDYVEAEGFLPQQVFNCDETGLFWKKMPKRTYITEEEKSLPGPKPMKDRLTLLLCANASGDFKLKPLLVHLSENPRVFKKNNVVKSKLPVMWRANSRAWLTRRFFVEWVHEVFGPSVKKYLLDNNLPLKCLLVLDNAPAHPPRLAEELMEEFGFISVKFLPPNATPLIQPMDQQVTSNFKKLYTKALFQTCCEVTLDPELTLREFWRNRFSILHCLHLIDKAWGDVSQRTLTSAWKKLWPAAVPEGVFGDVEEGAPIVEDIVSLGKSLGLEVSSEDVEELVGDHRSELTTEELQNILMEQQQAATEELSSEEEEGRESVSTALIEEMCAKWAELQSFVEKYHPDAAAVSHATNTFNDSAMSHFRQILKVRKRSSESEPGVSGVKRGGMAGQESPRGILEEGYRTLEQQSPFVIIEGDYHHLCRPHQVWYARPLSCPGTTMKQALVAGSEDFKAEVLEEGLPHHSPPHLDPQEIKVEPEERPLHSWDAQWQGCPPGDEPSHSTWDASQPSGEETSPVVSDVCQEPAGKGRAKHTPAFRDGDWKISRTLKPGDPNGKGDVPSGGNIDTEAKRQRFRGFRYWEAEGPRTACDRLQELCYGWLKPKRHTKEQILELVVLEQFLAVLPPEIQSWVRDGRPESCDQAVDLAEAFLLRPQEDLDTYDEVVVGLSDGDQALMETEVKEEVDNSPTSPGREILLDESGKEARHVSPEESESDMEEEECEMEEGSFGDPGGAEGHMANEIQVWKITGPQSLQEGMGRHLCPVCGRAFTRKSSLNRHLIIHSGEKPYRCLDCGKGFNRRTNLMAHEAVHTEEKSYQCSECGESFKPKWGIAPYQVDSTGEKVYKCLSCKKSVRQTGSVMSWRLLNEQGKEIQPSDAPGPEKEENVPEHQNEPEIDFGKDVSVGTIESVIVPGGDLCFIKTPAKLYKGKRMSPCPVCGKVFATQSSVNRHQRIHTGEKPYKCSYCGKSFNQKTSLLTHEVIHTEEKPYQCSDCGKSFRHSSGLQVHQRMHTGEKPYTCLVCRKSFSQRAHVIKHIVRKHKGEKPSSYVSQPSES from the exons atggataaaagctgcAAAGCCAAGAGAACCATTAACAGGACAACAATAGAGGTGAAGAAGGAAATCATTTCCAAACATGAGAGTGGTGCCCGCGTACGTGATCTGGCAATGCAGTTTGGCATAGCCAAATCTACAATTTGTaccatcttaaaaaataaaaaagccattaAAGGAGCCAACGTTGCAAGAGGTGTTAAAAcacttacaaaacaaagaacGCAGACGATTGAGGAAGTGGAAAAATTGCTTTTCATATGGATAACTGAAAAACAGTTGGCCGGCGACAGCATTTCTGAGAGCGTGATTTGTGAAAAAGCTTTACATTTGCACGCCGACCTCGTCAGAAACACCCCCGGAGCAAGTGCTGAGGGCGAGAGTTTCAAGGCAAGCAGAGGGTGGTTTGATAATTTTAAGAGGAGAAGTGGCATACACATTGTGGCGAGACACGGTGAAGCCGCCAGTGCCAACAAAGAAGACACCGACCAATTTGTTTTGGAATTTCAAGATTATGTCGAGGCTGAGGGTTTCCTTCCCCAGCAAGTTTTCAACTGTGACGAGACAGGCCTCTTTTGGAAGAAGATGCCGAAGAGGACCTACATAACAGAGGAGGAGAAATCGTTGCCAGGACCCAAGCCCATGAAAGACAGGCTGACCCTTTTATTATGTGCGAACGCAAGCGGAGATTTTAAGTTGAAGCCTTTGCTGGTCCACCTTTCGGAGAACCCCAGGGTATTTAAGAAAAACAATGTCGTAAAAAGCAAATTGCCTGTGATGTGGAGGGCAAACAGCAGAGCTTGGCTAACCAGGCGGTTTTTTGTTGAGTGGGTTCACGAAGTGTTCGGGCCTAGCGTGAAGAAGTACCTCCTGGACAATAACCTTCCGCTGAAGTGCCTGCTTGTTCTGGATAACGCTCCAGCCCACCCTCCACGATTGGCGGAGGAGTTGATGGAAGAGTTCGGCTTTATCAGTGTCAAGTTTCTGCCCCCCAACGCGACTCCCCTCATCCAGCCCATGGACCAGCAGGTCACATCTAATTTTAAGAAGCTTTACACCAAAGCACTGTTCCAAACGTGCTGTGAAGTGACCTTGGACCCAGAGCTAACCCTCAGAGAGTTCTGGAGGAACCGTTTCAGTATCCTACATTGCTTGCATCTCATAGACAAAGCATGGGGCGATGTGTCTCAGAGAACGCTGACGTCAGCATGGAAGAAATTGTGGCCGGCGGCTGTCCCTGAAGGTGTATTTGGGGATGTTGAAGAGGGTGCTCCCATCGTTGAGGATATTGTGTCTCTGGGGAAGTCCCTGGGCTTGGAAGTGAGCAGTGAGGACGTGGAGGAGTTAGTGGGGGACCACAGATCGGAACTCACCACAGAAGAACTCCAGAACATTCTGATGGAGCAGCAACAGGCAGCAACTGAGGAATTGtcttcggaggaggaggaggggagagaaagtgtTTCTACCGCGCTGATCGAAGAGATGTGTGCGAAATGGGCCGAACTGCAAAGTTTTGTTGAAAAATATCACCCCGATGCAGCTGCCGTAAGCCATGCCACCAACACTTTCAATGACAGCGCTATGTCACACTTTAGGCAAATTTTAAAAGTTCGGAAAAGATCCAGTGAGTCTGAACCAGGTGTCAGTGGTGTAAAAAGGGGAGGAATGGCAGGACAGGAGTCACCTAGAGGGATTCTGGAAGAGGGCTACAGAACTCTTGAGCAGCAGTCACCTTTTGTGATTATTGAAGGGGACTATCATCACCtttgcag GCCTCATCAAGTTTGGTACGCGAGGCCGCTAAGCTGCCCAGGGACGACAATGAAACAGGCGCTTGTCGCAGGCTCGGAAGATTTCAAGGCAGAGGTGCTTGAAGAGGGCCTTCCTCACCACAGCCCGCCTCACCTGGATCCCCAGGAGATCAAGGTGGAGCCAGAGGAAAGGCCTCTGCACTCCTGGGATGCTCAGTGGCAGGGCTGCCCGCCAGGAGACGAGCCCTCTCATTCCACGTGGGATGCCTCTCAGCCGTCGGGGGAAGAGACCTCTCCAGTTGTCTCGGACGTCTGCCAGGAGCCTGCCGGGAAGGGGAGGGCGAAGCACACCCCGGCCTTCCGAGACGGAGACTGGAAGATCTCCAGGACCCTGAAACCGGGAGACCCGAACGGGAAGGGCGATGTCCCCAGCGGAGGCAACATCGACACGGAGGCCAAGCGCCAGCGTTTCCGGGGTTTCCGCTACTGGGAGGCCGAGGGGCCCCGCACGGCCTGCGACCGGCTCCAGGAGCTGTGCTACGGCTGGCTGAAGCCCAAGAGGCAcaccaaggagcagatcctggagctagtggtcttggagcagttcctggctgtcttGCCGCCGGAGAtccagagctgggtgagggaTGGTCGCCCGGAGTCCTGCGACCAGGCGGTGGACCTAGCAGAAGCCTTCCTGCTGAGGCCTCAAGAG GATCTGGACACGTACGACGAAGTGGTTGTGGGCCTGTCGGATGGAGACCAGGCTTTGATGGAGACAGAGGTAAAGGAAGAGGTTGACAACAGCCCCACCTCACCAG GACGTGAAATATTGTTGGATGAAAGCGGGAAGGAAGCGCGGCATGTGTCCCCCGAAGAATCGGAGTCCGATATGGAAGAGGAAGAATGCGAGATGGAAGAAGGGAGCTTTGGCGATCCGGGCGGAGCAGAGGGACACATGGCAAACGAAATACAAGTATGGAAGATCACGGGGCCCCAGAGCTTGCAGGAGGGCATGGGCAGACACCTGTGCCCCGTTTGCGGGAGAGCGTTCACTCGCAAATCGAGCCTCAACAGACACCTGATAATCCACTCGGGAGAGAAGCCCTACAGGTGTCTCGACTGCGGGAAGGGCTTCAACCGCAGGACCAACCTGATGGCTCACGAGGCCGTCCACACCGAAGAGAAGTCCTACCAGTGCTCGGAGTGCGGGGAGAGCTTCAAGCCGAAATGGGGCATTGCCCCTTACCAGGTGGATTCCACGGGGGAGAAGGTCTACAAATGCTTGTCGTGCAAGAAGAGCGTCCGGCAGACGGGCAGCGTGATGAGCTGGCGGCTGCTGAACGAGCAAGGGAAGGAGATCCAGCCCTCAGACGCGCCGGGTCCTGAGAAGGAGGAGAACGTCCCCGAGCACCAGAACGAACCCGAGATCGATTTTGGGAAGGACGTGTCTGTGGGGACGATCGAGTCGGTGATCGTTCCAGGCGGCGACCTTTGCTTCATCAAGACCCCGGCGAAGCTGTACAAGGGGAAGCGGATGAGCCCCTGCCCCGTGTGCGGTAAGGTCTTTGCCACGCAGTCGAGCGTCAACCggcaccagaggatccacacgggggagaagccctacaagtgctcctactgcgggaagagcttcaaccAGAAGACGAGCCTGCTCACCCACGAAGTCATCCACACCGAGGAGAAGCCGTACCAGTGCTCcgactgcgggaagagcttccggCACTCGTCAGGCCTCCAGGTGCACCAGAGGAtgcacacgggagagaagccgtacACCTGCCTGGTCTGCCGCAAGAGCTTCAGCCAGCGGGCGCACGTGATCAAGCACATCGTGAGGAAGCACAAGGGGGAGAAACCCTCATCCTACGTCTCTCAGCCATCCGAGAGCTGA
- the LOC117042626 gene encoding zinc finger and SCAN domain-containing protein 12-like isoform X2, with protein MKQALVAGSEDFKAEVLEEGLPHHSPPHLDPQEIKVEPEERPLHSWDAQWQGCPPGDEPSHSTWDASQPSGEETSPVVSDVCQEPAGKGRAKHTPAFRDGDWKISRTLKPGDPNGKGDVPSGGNIDTEAKRQRFRGFRYWEAEGPRTACDRLQELCYGWLKPKRHTKEQILELVVLEQFLAVLPPEIQSWVRDGRPESCDQAVDLAEAFLLRPQEDLDTYDEVVVGLSDGDQALMETEVKEEVDNSPTSPGREILLDESGKEARHVSPEESESDMEEEECEMEEGSFGDPGGAEGHMANEIQVWKITGPQSLQEGMGRHLCPVCGRAFTRKSSLNRHLIIHSGEKPYRCLDCGKGFNRRTNLMAHEAVHTEEKSYQCSECGESFKPKWGIAPYQVDSTGEKVYKCLSCKKSVRQTGSVMSWRLLNEQGKEIQPSDAPGPEKEENVPEHQNEPEIDFGKDVSVGTIESVIVPGGDLCFIKTPAKLYKGKRMSPCPVCGKVFATQSSVNRHQRIHTGEKPYKCSYCGKSFNQKTSLLTHEVIHTEEKPYQCSDCGKSFRHSSGLQVHQRMHTGEKPYTCLVCRKSFSQRAHVIKHIVRKHKGEKPSSYVSQPSES; from the exons ATGAAACAGGCGCTTGTCGCAGGCTCGGAAGATTTCAAGGCAGAGGTGCTTGAAGAGGGCCTTCCTCACCACAGCCCGCCTCACCTGGATCCCCAGGAGATCAAGGTGGAGCCAGAGGAAAGGCCTCTGCACTCCTGGGATGCTCAGTGGCAGGGCTGCCCGCCAGGAGACGAGCCCTCTCATTCCACGTGGGATGCCTCTCAGCCGTCGGGGGAAGAGACCTCTCCAGTTGTCTCGGACGTCTGCCAGGAGCCTGCCGGGAAGGGGAGGGCGAAGCACACCCCGGCCTTCCGAGACGGAGACTGGAAGATCTCCAGGACCCTGAAACCGGGAGACCCGAACGGGAAGGGCGATGTCCCCAGCGGAGGCAACATCGACACGGAGGCCAAGCGCCAGCGTTTCCGGGGTTTCCGCTACTGGGAGGCCGAGGGGCCCCGCACGGCCTGCGACCGGCTCCAGGAGCTGTGCTACGGCTGGCTGAAGCCCAAGAGGCAcaccaaggagcagatcctggagctagtggtcttggagcagttcctggctgtcttGCCGCCGGAGAtccagagctgggtgagggaTGGTCGCCCGGAGTCCTGCGACCAGGCGGTGGACCTAGCAGAAGCCTTCCTGCTGAGGCCTCAAGAG GATCTGGACACGTACGACGAAGTGGTTGTGGGCCTGTCGGATGGAGACCAGGCTTTGATGGAGACAGAGGTAAAGGAAGAGGTTGACAACAGCCCCACCTCACCAG GACGTGAAATATTGTTGGATGAAAGCGGGAAGGAAGCGCGGCATGTGTCCCCCGAAGAATCGGAGTCCGATATGGAAGAGGAAGAATGCGAGATGGAAGAAGGGAGCTTTGGCGATCCGGGCGGAGCAGAGGGACACATGGCAAACGAAATACAAGTATGGAAGATCACGGGGCCCCAGAGCTTGCAGGAGGGCATGGGCAGACACCTGTGCCCCGTTTGCGGGAGAGCGTTCACTCGCAAATCGAGCCTCAACAGACACCTGATAATCCACTCGGGAGAGAAGCCCTACAGGTGTCTCGACTGCGGGAAGGGCTTCAACCGCAGGACCAACCTGATGGCTCACGAGGCCGTCCACACCGAAGAGAAGTCCTACCAGTGCTCGGAGTGCGGGGAGAGCTTCAAGCCGAAATGGGGCATTGCCCCTTACCAGGTGGATTCCACGGGGGAGAAGGTCTACAAATGCTTGTCGTGCAAGAAGAGCGTCCGGCAGACGGGCAGCGTGATGAGCTGGCGGCTGCTGAACGAGCAAGGGAAGGAGATCCAGCCCTCAGACGCGCCGGGTCCTGAGAAGGAGGAGAACGTCCCCGAGCACCAGAACGAACCCGAGATCGATTTTGGGAAGGACGTGTCTGTGGGGACGATCGAGTCGGTGATCGTTCCAGGCGGCGACCTTTGCTTCATCAAGACCCCGGCGAAGCTGTACAAGGGGAAGCGGATGAGCCCCTGCCCCGTGTGCGGTAAGGTCTTTGCCACGCAGTCGAGCGTCAACCggcaccagaggatccacacgggggagaagccctacaagtgctcctactgcgggaagagcttcaaccAGAAGACGAGCCTGCTCACCCACGAAGTCATCCACACCGAGGAGAAGCCGTACCAGTGCTCcgactgcgggaagagcttccggCACTCGTCAGGCCTCCAGGTGCACCAGAGGAtgcacacgggagagaagccgtacACCTGCCTGGTCTGCCGCAAGAGCTTCAGCCAGCGGGCGCACGTGATCAAGCACATCGTGAGGAAGCACAAGGGGGAGAAACCCTCATCCTACGTCTCTCAGCCATCCGAGAGCTGA
- the LOC117042630 gene encoding zinc finger protein 271-like has product MAAEQRTVSCLAPHQNEAVAEKEVKMEELDLAGSTPPEGPKRFRKTPQGGTIGECLSRAIAKQAECELDDGLLSHCWEAQWQELLKTVQSPFSGWTSSPQLPVPLALSETSAGVCHGPVQEAASGLPSGIREGSPRTNPLDAQPREKAGCGAVKGETPHEGEAPGGETWRQCFRWFCYQEVEGPREVWARLRELCCEWLRPELNSKERIVDLVILEQFLAILPEEIQSWVGEGGPETCAQAVALAEDFLLRQQEAERWKQEVLGEFEEVAMSFSREEDVGERPHPREIKQEGQEGGTLLSGDSWESEEERPSFEVPLEIIKPRDPEESFGDQDGMRQEQRIQTDKSRSNKSILSQSADSGETVAHRRISTGKQQYVCNICGKAFTQKSNLNRHQRIHTGGKKYQCFKCGKTFNWETSFTRHQRFHSGEKPYPCLECGKSFSRSANLIIHQRIHTGEKPHQCIDCGQSFSHISNLIRHHRVHTGEKPYKCLECGKGFTQKSNLLKHQSVHSDDKPHRSSSYGKRFNQRPNHNRLERIPFGENACKCFKCGKVFSRRGNLLRHQSIHTKDKPHKCPECGKRFNQRTNLNAHQRIHTGEKPYKCPDCEKCFRWRAHLLIHERLHTGEKPHKCGDCGQSFSQRSNLVRHHRIHTGEKPYRCSDCGKSFGQKSNLIKHRTIHTEDNALNPKPNHIRRERIITGENLYKCFRCGKTFSRRGNLLRHQSIHSREKAHKCSDCGKGFNQRTNLISHQRIHTGEKPFKCLDCGKSFRQSPHLIKHQKVHTEEEASYRSSDCPESVDPGLTPSRHERIEVGETPYECLKCGKIFNWQSNFIRHQKIHAGEEPHKCSDCGEKFNRRKNLIAHQRIHMRDKPYKCPDCEQSFTWEAHLIIHQRIHTGEKPHKCTECRQCFSQRSNLIRHQRIHTGEKPYKCTDCGQGFSQRTHLVVHQRTHTGQKPHKCLDCGQGFSQRAHLTVHRRIHTGEKPHRCVDCGQGFCQRSNLIRHQKTHACEKDK; this is encoded by the exons ATGGCCGCTGAGCAAAGGACGGTGTCCTGTTTGGCTCCCCACCAAAATGAGGCTGTGGCGGAGAAGGAAGTGAAAATGGAAGAGCTGGACCTGGCGGGGTCCACACCACCAGAGGGGCCAAAACGATTCAGAAAGACCCCCCAAGGTGGAACCATTGGGGAATGCCTCAGCCGCGCCATTGCGAAGCAAGCCGAGTGTGAACTGGACGATGGGTTGTTGTCCCATTGCTGGGAGGCCCAGTGGCAGGAGTTACTGAAGACCGTGCAGTCTCCATTTTCCGGGTGGACCAGCTCTCCGCAGCTGCCCGTTCCATTGGCTCTCTCGGAAACGTCGGCCGGGGTTTGCCATGGCCCCGTACAAGAAGCGGCGAGCGGGCTCCCTTCAGGCATCAGAGAGGGGTCCCCCAGGACCAACCCCTTGGATGCGCAGCCCAGAGAGAAAGCGGGTTGCGGGGCTGTGAAGGGGGAGACCCCGCACGAGGGAGAGGCTCCTGGCGGCGAAACATGGCGCCAATGTTTCCGCTGGTTCTGCTACCAGGAGGTTGAGGGGCCCCGGGAAGTCTGGGCCCGGCTGCGGGAGCTCTGCTGTGAGTGGCTGAGGCCAGAGCTCAACTCGAAGGAGCGGATCGTGGATctggtgatcctggagcagttcctggccatCTTGCCGGAGGAGATCCAGAGCTGGGTGGGCGAAGGCGGGCCAGAGACCTGtgcccaggcggtggccctggccgaagacTTCCTGCTGAGGCAGCAGGAGGCAGAGAGGTGGAAACAGGAG GTGCTGGGAGAATTTGAGGAGGTGGCGATGAGTTTCTCTCGAGAAGAGGATGTTGGAGAGAGGCCCCACCCCAGGGAGATCAAGCAAGAAGGCCAGGAGGGGGGCACATTGCTGT caggcgaTAGCTGGGAGAGCGAGGAAGAAAGGCCCTCATTTGAGGTGCCGTTGGAAATAATAAAACCTCGAGACCCAGAAGAGAGCTTTGGGGATCAAGACGGGATGAGGCAGGAACAGAGAATACAAACAGACAAGAGTCGGAGTAATAAATCCATCCTTTCCCAGAGTGCCGATTCTGGTGAAACTGTAGCGCATCGAAGAATTTCCACGGGGAAGCAGCAGTATGTGTGCAATATTTGTGGGAAAGCTTTTACTCAGAAATCAAACCTCAACAggcatcagagaatccacacgggaggAAAAAAGTATCAGTGCTTTAAGTGTGGGAAAACCTTTAATTGGGAGACTAGCTTTACTAGACATCAGAGATTCCATTCAGGTGAAAAGCCTTACCCGTGCTTAgaatgcgggaagagcttcagtcggagtgcaAACCTTATCatccatcagagaattcacacaggagagaaaccgcaCCAGTGCATAGACTGTGGTCAGAGCTTTAGTCATATCTCCAACCTCATCAGGCACCACAGAGTTCATACTGGAGAGAAGCCTTATAAATGCCTAGAGTGCGGGAAGGGTTTCACTCAAAAATCAAACCTTCTCAAACATCAGAGCGTGCACTCAGACGACAAACCGCACAGATCTTCTTCTTATGGGAAGAGATTCAACCAGAGGCCAAACCACAACAGACTCGAAAGGATTCCGTTCGGAGAAAACGCATGCAAATGCTTCAAGTGTGGGAAGGTCTTTTCCCGAAGAGGGAACCTTCTCAGGCATCAGAGCATCCACACAAAAGATAAGCCACATAAGTGTCCGGAATGCGGGAAACGTTTCAACCAGAGGACAAACCTTAACGCTCACCAGAGAATTCACACCGGAGAAAAGCCTTACAAATGTCCGGACTGTGAAAAATGCTTTCGGTGGAGAGCACACCTCCTCATACACGAGAGactgcacacaggggagaaaccgcacAAGTGTGGTGATTGTGGACAGAGCTTTAGCCAGAGATCCAACCTTGTGAGACATCACCGAATCCACACTGGAGAGAAGCCATACCGATGCTCAGACTGTGGGAAGAGCTTTGGTCAGAAATCGAACCTGATCAAACATCGAACGATTCACACTGAAGACAATGCTCTCAATCCGAAACCAAACCATATTCGGCGCGAAAGAATTATCACAGGAGAAAACCTGTATAAGTGTTTCAGATGCGGGAAAACCTTTTCCCGGAGAGGGAACCTTCTTCGACATCAGAGCATCCACAGCAGAGAGAAAGCACACAAATGCTCTGATTGTGGGAAGGGGTTCAATCAGAGAACGAACCTCATCAGCCACCAGAGGATTCACACAGGTgagaagcctttcaaatgtttGGATTGTGGGAAGAGTTTTCGCCAGAGCCCGCACCTTATCAAACATCAGAAAGTCCATACAGAAGAGGAGGCATCATACAGAAGTTCAGATTGTCCGGAAAGTGTAGATCCAGGGTTGACCCCTAGCAGACATGAGAGAATTGAGGTGGGAGAAACCCCGTATGAATGCCTTAAGTGTGGGAAAATATTTAATTGGCAGTCGAACTTTATCAGGCACCAGAAAATCCATGCTGGTGAGGAGCCTCACAAATGCTCTGACTGTGGGGAAAAATTCAACCGAAGGAAAAACCTCATTgcccaccagagaatccacatgAGAGACAAGCCCTACAAGTGTCCAGATTGTGAACAGAGCTTCACGTGGGAAGCTCACCTTATTatccatcaaagaatccacacgggagagaaaccccaTAAATGCACAGAGTGTAGGCAGTGCTTCAGCCAGAGGTCCAACCTTATCCggcatca